Proteins encoded by one window of Puntigrus tetrazona isolate hp1 chromosome 17, ASM1883169v1, whole genome shotgun sequence:
- the LOC122362198 gene encoding ankyrin repeat domain-containing protein 66 yields the protein MTELHQAAAAGDCDLVEAIVKKNSCDPNQKDLDWNKKTPLHWAASKGQTEMVRILIENGARACLRTDNGWTPAHFAAESGKLAVLRLLHSLHAPVDKEDSSGDKPVRIAEIYGHEDCVHFLKRAEVESRNYRQMAKLNGLSLDDTDEEWEQERKEAKKQVIKK from the exons atgacagAGTTGCATCAGGCAGCAGCTGCTGGAGATTGTGATTTAGTAGAagcaattgtgaaaaaaaattcgTGTGACCCTAATCAGAAAGACTTAGACTGGAACAAGAAGACCCCGTTGCACTGGGCAGCATCCAAAG GCCAAACAGAGATGGTTCGGATATTAATTGAAAATGGAGCCAGGGCTTGTTTGAGGACAGATAATGGCTGGACACCCGCACATTTTGCAGCAGAGTCTGGAAAACTAGCAGTACTTCGACTCCTTCATTCCCTGCACGCACCCGTAGACAAGGAGGATTCCTCCGGCGATAAACCTGTGAGGATTGCTGAAATCTATGGGCATGAAGATTGTGTTCATTTTCTTAAAAG GGCAGAGGTTGAGAGCAGAAACTACCGGCAAATGGCAAAGTTAAATGGACTGTCCTTAGACGATACTGATGAAGAATGGGAACAGGAGAGAAAAGAAGCCAAAAAACAAGTAATTAAAAAGTAG
- the LOC122362173 gene encoding tudor domain-containing 6, translating into MCSIPGLPKVGSSLTVEITKVNLNQQTVLVQFAGSLNHGQETREVYQQLKDTEVPRERQHIFEGKPGVVCLVYEDRNWHRARILSKSQHEYKLFLIDDGKLLWVTSEVLTKCPRNLYSLPPKVELCILANVSPLCLESAWSVAASKFIRSLTGKDISAYIRDVIMPSRIIILDVPSISKQMYELGFARKMSNEDFKSLVMHSLHLPKKKPSIQTDHMTTNGQQERASDPDKLHQYLYPELLPGTIEIVTVTQVIHPLKIFCKLHVFSQELKKLSDQLHEYYEDSFSAQIPMLLYDGSPCATKGSDGKWYRSVLQQNNVSDVVKVFHVDYGIGDFVKLCNIRPLSPRFFKLPVVTYACSLHGVIDKGIGWRMEQIDYLKSVVLDQILVAKFEHHAANEDVYYVTLYGNDSVNVNDTFGHREQCLSVTEKICDDQTLETLNKVANKYMYVRNMPVGSLNSTALTDSLEDVTVVRPSKTEKTLQPAQGYPSSNVTAAPSFQNKAYVVSQPKAEVGTKQKVRIACVQSVNQFYGHFAENTDTIRKMTKDIQQLCRKPPQAKLKVYPKMMCLAKYADGLWHRGQIESTHPKILVQFVDYGDLVVLDKSDILPLSPKASAVASIPIQAVQFELFNITLPEPCELNEWFKNYATDCIFSIIVKQNSSGKLSVEMYDEKTNLNQKIKELWNQKSKRNEPNITKGVEKARIFCKSSENMESRAVRHNFSTSSQACEKASKKVAKATVQDTWEQDFQTATGHKTGHSRAKPNVLQQQVSCHYPKLSDLPSKNLNAGYTSDIYVSHCNSPSSFFVQLASDEDEIFSLLDKLNSAQLNDAQVELDLLRSGDLVVAEYPADGAWYRAVVQNKKNGMVQVRFIDFGNEATLLPLKIRELGKQFLSTSMFSIHCTLKDCRRGKRDWTQEEIMTFKKATGENGEKKIRCKFVQGDVSAWIVSLDLEEWPLFNAALKPCIQTESQMHCDEDTQLLAFKEPAVTQGQVVDAYASSIVGPNYFWCQFKNSEDLDKISLLAQEIGNSSLAKPIQPDELSQGPCLALFSDQLWYRAQVINIHSNTVSVLFVDYGNESEIKLNLVKSLPAKLLESPPQAFLCQLEALGSVNGNWSDAAADKFFELLVDEPLKVTIQNTVMSSDLSNCPQYNVLVECNGLTVNDLMKDYWCDPKPQVCSEVTMDTKTKTTAGKDSFGVTSSETNQKDNGLNSGKLNGGAANNVSADLHSFDPQISGNKLVAAKTQKQSITCPTLKSVVGNAMVLEISVQCLPQAVDLPPRMIEPGKVSEVYVSHINSLTSFFVQMVEDENTIFSLTELLNSHQPSKKGEIHSSSVQQGSLVKAMSPDDDSWYRAVVKDTTENGMIQVEFIDFGNEATISLLQICRLEEQLLSYPRFSVLCSCSLDDRFKAQEGMKEQIFLFKKIFGEAGENTLSCKFIKEVGITWEVKMTPCGITSGSSEKWDSLDLNESPVVSEPVKETFQLLLKKPDISLGQTVEAFASCIVGPDYFWCQFSNSEILDQITLVAQEYGNSSETQPIKLDSLDPGSQCLTRFCDDQMWYRAQVISKCSNTLSVLFVDFGNESETSEGSVKALPFDLLESPPQAFLCRLEGFDPSTGSWDTAATDNFYELLVDKPLKLTVQCIDNTIDPNSPPYYVKVESPQYLVNELMAKFWSGFAQNDQNSTEAISLCEISIASTSNELVSEDKASVCLALSTEEMCPIESHGAEQHGAKLIEPLEVNGDLHGVPENKVDDQLDGADVIAAVTNSDVTADDPTGINSGLEIPEVCHESGDGVTVASAEQMLLDREESRTNTEDGGSEKGDNPTMANRSTDWVAGLENPMLPMVCTGVSCDSKCIFK; encoded by the exons ATGTGTTCAATTCCCGGTTTGCCAAAAGTTGGATCCAGCTTGACTGTTGAGATCACAAAAGTCAATTTAAACCAACAAACCGTTTTAGTACAGTTTGCAGGAAGTTTAAATCATGGGCAAGAGACCAGGGAAGTGTATCAACAACTTAAAGACACTGAAGTGCCTAGGGAGCGGCAGCATATTTTTGAAGGCAAACCTGGAGTAGTTTGCTTAGTATATGAAGACAGAAATTGGCACAGAGCAAGAATACTTTCAAAGTCTCAGCATGAATACAAGTTGTTCCTAATTGACGATGGTAAATTGCTTTGGGTCACAAGCGAAGTTTTGACAAAATGCCCACGCAACCTTTACAGTCTACCTCCCAAAGTAGAGCTTTGCATACTGGCCAATGTATCACCTCTGTGTCTTGAAAGTGCATGGTCTGTGGCTGCTTCAAAGTTCATCAGGTCTTTGACCGGGAAAGACATTTCTGCGTATATTCGGGATGTGATAATGCCATCCAGAATCATTATTCTTGATGTTCCAAGTATATCCAAACAAATGTATGAACTTGGATTTGCTAGAAAGATGTCTAATGAAGACTTCAAAAGCCTTGTAATGCATTCCCtgcatttgccaaaaaaaaaaccttccatACAGACCGACCATATGACTACAAATGGTCAGCAGGAGCGTGCCAGTGACCCTGACAAGTTGCATCAGTACTTGTATCCTGAGTTGTTGCCTGGAACAATTGAGATTGTAACGGTGACACAAGTTATTCATCCATTGAAAATCTTTTGCAAATTGCACGTCTTTTCACAAGAGCTCAAGAAATTAAGTGATCAGCTCCATGAATACTATGAAGACTCTTTCTCTGCTCAGATACCAATGCTGCTGTATGACGGGTCTCCATGTGCAACCAAAGGCAGTGATGGCAAGTGGTATCGATCTGTACTTCAGCAGAACAATGTCTCCGATGTTGTCAAGGTCTTTCATGTAGATTATGGAATTGGAGATTTTGTTAAACTTTGCAATATCAGACCTTTATCTCCAAGGTTCTTTAAATTGCCAGTTGTCACCTATGCATGCTCTCTGCATGGTGTTATCGACAAAGGCATTGGATGGAGGATGGAACAGATAGATTATCTGAAATCTGTTGTACTAGATCAAATCCTTGTTGCAAAATTTGAGCATCACGCTGCGAACGAGGATGTCTATTATGTTACGCTTTATGGAAATGACAGTGTAAATGTGAACGACACCTTTGGCCACAGAGAACAGTGTTTGTCAGTGACTGAGAAGATTTGTGATGACCAAACTCTCGAGACTCTGAACAAAGTGGCAAACAAATACATGTATGTGAGAAATATGCCCGTTGGTTCTCTTAATTCAACCGCTTTAACTGATTCTCTTGAAGATGTCACTGTAGTCAGACCttccaaaactgaaaaaaccCTACAGCCTGCACAGGGATATCCCTCATCGAATGTCACTGCAGCGCCATCTTTTCAGAATAAGGCATATGTTGTTTCACAACCCAAAGCTGAAGTGGGCACAAAGCAGAAAGTTCGAATAGCTTGTGTACAAAGTGTAAACCAGTTCTATGGCCATTTTGCAGAAAATACTGATACGATTAGGAAAATGACCAAAGATATCCAGCAACTTTGCCGCAAGCCACCACAAGCAAAGCTTAAAGTCTACCCTAAGATGATGTGTCTTGCTAAATATGCAGATGGGCTGTGGCACAGAGGACAAATTGAATCGACGCATCCAAAAATACTTGTCCAGTTTGTAGACTATGGTGACCTGGTAGTTTTGGATAAATCTGATATTCTGCCTCTTTCCCCGAAAGCTAGTGCAGTTGCATCCATTCCCATTCAGGCTGTTCAGTTTGAACTTTTCAATATAACGTTACCTGAGCCATGTGAGCTTAATGAGTGGTTTAAAAACTATGCTACAGACTGCATATTCTCCATCATTGTGAAACAAAATTCTTCAGGCAAGCTATCAGTGGAGATGTATGATGAGAAAACAAACCTAAACCAAAAAATTAAAGAGCTGTGGAACCAAAAGTCCAAAAGAAATGAGCCTAACATCACCAAAGGAGTGGAAAAGGCTCGTATTTTTTGTAAGTCTTCAGAAAACATGGAGTCTAGGGCTGTGAGACACAATTTCAGCACTTCATCACAAGCATGTGAGAAAGCCTCTAAGAAAGTTGCAAAAGCAACTGTTCAGGACACATGGGAACAAGACTTCCAGACTGCTACTGGTCACAAGACTGGACACAGTAGAGCTAAGCCTAATGTTTTACAGCAACAAGTGTCATGTCATTATCCAAAGCTCAGCGATCTTCCCTCAAAAAACCTGAATGCAGGATATACTTCAGACATCTATGTTTCACATTGTAATAGTCCATCAAGTTTCTTTGTACAACTGGCAAGTGATGAAGATGAAATATTTTCCCTTCTTGACAAACTTAACTCTGCTCAGTTAAATGATGCACAAGTGGAACTAGACCTGTTGCGGTCGGGTGACCTGGTGGTAGCTGAATATCCTGCTGATGGGGCCTGGTATCGTGCTGTTgttcaaaacaagaaaaatggcATGGTTCAAGTGCGGTTTATTGACTTTGGCAATGAGGCAACGCTCTTGCCCCTTAAAATAAGGGAACTGGGCAAGCAGTTCCTCAGCACCTCCATGTTCAGTATTCATTGCACACTTAAAGATTGCAGAAGAGGGAAAAGAGATTGGACCCAGGAAGAGATAATGACTTTCAAAAAAGCAACGGGTGAAAATGGTGAGAAGAAAATTCGATGCAAGTTCGTCCAAGGGGATGTATCTGCTTGGATTGTTAGTTTAGATCTCGAGGAATGGCCTTTGTTTAATGCGGCTCTTAAACCATGTATTCAAACCGAATCCCAAATGCACTGTGATGAAGATACTCAGCTCTTAGCATTCAAGGAACCAGCTGTAACTCAAGGACAAGTTGTGGATGCGTATGCTTCATCTATCGTTGGACCAAATTATTTCTGGTGCCAGTTCAAGAACTCGGAGGATCTTGACAAAATATCCCTGCTTGCACAAGAAATTGGAAACTCTAGTCTAGCTAAGCCAATTCAGCCAGATGAGTTATCCCAGGGACCCTGCCTGGCACTCTTTTCTGACCAGCTGTGGTACCGTGCACAGGTTATCAACATACATTCTAACACAGTCTCTGTTCTTTTCGTAGATTATGGAAATGAGTCTGAAATTAAACTGAACTTGGTTAAATCCCTGCCTGCCAAGCTCCTGGAAAGCCCACCACAAGCATTCCTTTGTCAGTTAGAAGCTTTGGGGTCTGTAAATGGCAATTGGAGCGATGCTGCAGCTGACAAATTCTTTGAGCTTCTAGTGGACGAACCATTAAAAGTGACTATTCAGAATACAGTAATGTCTTCTGACCTTTCAAACTGTCCTCAGTATAACGTACTTGTTGAATGTAATGGACTTACAGTTAATGATCTTATGAAAGATTACTGGTGTGATCCCAAACCTCAAGTTTGCAGTGAAGTGACAATGgacactaaaacaaaaaccactGCAGGGAAGGACAGTTTTGGAGTAACAAGCTCTGAAACTAATCAAAAAGATAATGGTCTCAACTCTGGAAAGTTAAATGGCGGAGCAGCAAATAATGTAAGCGCGGACCTTCACAGCTTTGACCCTCAGATTTCAGGAAACAAATTAGTTGCAGCTAAGACCCAAAAGCAAAGCATTACATGCCCAACATTGAAATCAGTAGTTGGAAATGCGATGGTTCTTGAAATATCAGTACAGTGTTTACCTCAAGCTGTAGATCTTCCTCCGCGTATGATAGAACCAGGTAAGGTGTCTGAAGTTTATGTTTCACACATCAACAGCCTGAcaagtttttttgttcaaatggtAGAAgatgaaaatacaatattttccCTCACCGAGCTACTGAATTCCCATCAGCCATCGAAGAAAGGTGAAATACATTCATCCAGTGTTCAACAGGGGAGTTTGGTGAAGGCAATGTCTCCTGATGATGATTCCTGGTATCGTGCTGTCGTTAAAGACACAACTGAAAATGGCATGATCCAGGTAGAGTTTATAGATTTTGGAAATGAGGCAACTATTTCTCTCCTTCAAATTTGCAGACTTGAGGAGCAGCTACTGTCTTACCCGAGGTTTAGCGTTCTCTGCAGCTGCAGTCTAGATGATCGATTCAAGGCACAGGAGGGAATGAAGGAGCAGATATTtctcttcaaaaaaatattcGGTGAAGCTGGAGAAAACACGCTGTCTTGCAAGTTTATCAAAGAAGTTGGCATCACTTGGGAAGTTAAAATGACTCCCTGTGGTATCACATCAGGTTCAAGTGAAAAATGGGATAGTTTAGACTTGAATGAATCACCAGTAGTATCTGAACCTGTGAAGGAGACATTCCAGCTGCTCCTTAAGAAACCAGATATCTCTTTGGGACAGACGGTAGAAGCTTTTGCATCATGCATTGTTGGACCAGATTACTTCTGGTGCCAGTTTTCGAACTCTGAAATACTTGACCAAATCACCCTTGTTGCTCAAGAATATGGAAACTCTTCTGAGACACAGCCAATTAAGCTGGATAGTTTGGATCCTGGAAGCCAGTGCCTGACTCGTTTCTGTGACGATCAGATGTGGTATCGCGCACAGGTTATTAGTAAATGCTCAAATACTCTGTCTGTCCTTTTTGTTGACTTTGGAAATGAGTCTGAAACCAGTGAAGGCTCTGTTAAAGCACTACCTTTTGACTTGCTGGAAAGTCCACCTCAAGCTTTTCTTTGCAGGTTGGAAGGGTTTGATCCTTCCACAGGATCTTGGGACACCGCAGCTACTGATAACTTCTACGAGCTCTTAGTGGATAAACCTCTGAAACTGACTGTGCAGTGCATCGACAATACAATTGATCCTAACAGCCCTCCTTATTATGTTAAAGTGGAGTCTCCACAATATCTTGTAAATGAGCTCATGGCAAAATTTTGGAGCGGTTTTGCGCAAAATGACCAGAACTCTACTGAGGCGATTAGTTTGTGTGAAATATCCATTGCATCAACATCTAATGAACTTGTTTCAGAGGATAAAGCAAGTGTGTGCCTTGCGCTTTCTACAGAGGAAATGTGCCCAATTGAATCGCATGGTGCAGAACAACATGGAGCTAAGCTGATTGAACCATTAGAAGTAAATGGTGACTTGCATGGTGTACCTGAAAAcaaggtggatgatcagcttgATGGAGCAGATGTGATAGCTGCTGTAACAAATTCTGATGTCACTGCTGATGATCCTACAGGGATTAATTCAGGTTTAGAAATCCCTGAAGTCTGTCATGAATCTGGTGATGGAGTTACTGTTGCATCAGCTGAGCAAATGCTGCTGGACAGAGAGGAAAGTAGAACAAATACAGAAGATGGAGGATCTGAAAAAG gggACAACCCAACCATGGCAAACAGAAGCACAGATTGGGTAGCTGGTTTAGAAAATCCGATGTTACCCatg GTTTGCACTGGAGTTTCATGTGACTCTAAGTGCATCTTCAAATGA
- the smc6 gene encoding structural maintenance of chromosomes protein 6, protein MRVEFVAAARHLPTRKYSIRRVHFLDVKEWAGRLSAMSKRKSSVHNVVKPSKTPRTDGKTHVQDEEENGEEDEDQQDQSLSASSVGDIGVIESITLRNFMSHHLLGPFRFGPNVNFIVGNNGTGKSAILTALIVGLGGKATITNRGTSLKGFVKYGESFADVKVKLKNRGNDPYKGHIYGDSICIEHRITSDGCRTCKIKDKTGHIISTKKEELTAILDHFGIQVDNPVSILNQEMSKQFLHSKSEADKYKFFMKATLLEQMKRDYIHIKQTKALTREQVERQEECLKDLRQLFLQKKARYERLASLDGMTQALEDLKKKMAWCLVREKERLVEQLMEQIEKEESDLKNKEKLQLYQNKVTVAEKTLRDVQRNVCLLREEQEHLAEESRKMKEEIKVKTKAQKNQEVVYFRAENKLKLLEKEQCLLQERIHKISHGSGRRGRETEEAQHQKKISAFKKQLEKLENESSNLNQEIKDKQQALLKGREEYDKLSMEEKNIQVSLESKLKRKKQLMASRSNRLRRFGEQMPELLESINQAFNQNRFIKKPVGPIGACISLKDPSLAVAVESCLRGLIKSFCCDNYRDEKVLQGLMSSYFPRGNRPQIIVCSFTNRVYSLQGSGVHHPEFPTVLDCLNIEDPVITNCLIDMRSIESILIIKEKAHARRVMQGSRPPKNCREAFTADGDQVFTNRYYAPEREVLAQYLGGDPEAEIRLIESELENSQAQLSRFQLHLASVKEDIQSMEEKLRSVIMACKKNQESINKVKASITELENIEEAQAEDISSLEEDAQESEQKIESERKKVKEARDELKKHEAVLINVNQKYSDVKNKMEQLSDETEQLKEEQVKAEAVCSKLDQTLKILEKKVEDHDATIQAMKDDLTLREEEAKDCEAKAKEICPVRQQVGQSAKAIDAEITRLRQKISTEESSHGDKEQIIREYAEAHNNYKNKSSQLRDLRKFIDRLDLIMIDRQDRYKSMRRSLSVRCKLYFNNFMMQLNCCGSMMFDHVNESLSISVKPPGQERNNVNDMRSLSGGERSFSTVCFILALWEITESPFRCLDEFDVYMDMHNRSISMNMLVALSERQHLRQFIFITPQSTSHLPKSSHIMIHQLQDPEREAEEERDVC, encoded by the exons ATGAGGGTGGAGTTTGTTGCAGCCGCGCGCCATCTGCCAACCAGGAAGTACTCAATAAGACGCGTTCACTTTCTTGATGTAAAGGAATGG GCTGGACGTCTTTCTGCCATGAGTAAGAGGAAGTCTTCTGTTCACAATGTTGTAAAACCGTCTAAGACTCCTAGAACGGATGGTAAAACGCATGTTCAGGATGAGGAGGAGAACGGCGAGGAGGACGAAGATCAGCAAGACCAGTCCTTGTCCGCTTCG AGCGTGGGAGATATCGGCGTGATAGAAAGCATCACTTTGAGGAATTTTATGAGCCACCATTTGCTCGGACCTTTCAGATTTGGACCAAATGTAAACTTCATTGTCGGGAACAATGGAA CTGGGAAAAGTGCCATTCTGACGGCTCTTATAGTGGGTCTCGGTGGAAAAGCGACCATAACCAACAGAGGAACATCTTTGAAGGGCTTTGTGAAATATGGAGAGAG TTTTGCAGACgttaaagtgaaattaaaaaacCGAGGAAACGACCCCTACAAAGGGCACATTTACGGAGACAGCATCTGCATTGAGCATCGGATCACGAGCGACGGTTGCAGAACTTGTAAAATCAAGGATAAAACTG GTCATATCATTTCCACAAAGAAAGAAGAGCTAACCGCTATACTAGACCATTTCGGCATCCAG GTTGACAATCCCGTTTCAATACTCAATCAAGAAATGAGCAAACAGTTCCTGCACTCAAAAAGCGAAGCTGACAAGTACaag TTTTTCATGAAGGCAACTCTTCTGGAGCAAATGAAGAGAGACTACATTCACATCAAGCAGACTAAAGCCTTGACGCGTGAACAGGTGGAAAGACAAGAGGAG tgtCTCAAAGATCTCAGGCAGTTGTTTTTGCAAAAGAAAGCAAGATATGAGCGCTTGGCGTCACTTGACGGTATGACCCAGGCTCTAGAGgacctgaaaaagaaaatggcatGGTGTTTG gtgagagagaaggagaggctTGTTGAACAACTGATGGAACAAATCGAAAAAGAAGAGTCtgatcttaaaaataaagaaaagctgCAGCTCTATCAG aaCAAAGTTACCGTCGCTGAAAAGACACTGCGGGACGTTCAGAGGAATGTTTGCCTGCTTCGAGAAGAGCAGGAGCATTTGGCCGAGGAGAGCCGTAAAATGAAGGAAGAaattaaagtcaaaacaaaagcacagaaaaaTCAGGAG GTGGTTTACTTCCGTGCTGAGAATAAATTGAAACTATTAGAAAAGGAGCAATGCCTTCTTCAGGAGCGAATTCACAAAATAAGTCATGG CAGTGGCAGAAGAGGCCGTGAGACTGAGGAAGCGCAGCATCAAAAGAAAATATCTGCCTTCAAAAAGCAGCTGGAAAAGCTCGAGAACGAGTCCAGCAATCTGAATCAAGAAATTAAGGACAAACAACAAGCTCTGCTTAAAGGAAGAGAGGAATATGATAAGCTGAG catGGAGGAAAAGAACATCCAGGTCTCTCTGGAGTCCAAACTGAAGAGAAAAAAGCAGCTAATGGCCAGCAGATCCAACAGACTGAGACGCTTTGGCGAACAAATGCCAGAGTTGTTGGAGTCCATCAACCAAGCCTTCAATCAGAACCGATTCATCAAGAAACCTGTGGGACCAATAG GTGCATGCATCAGCCTAAAGGATCCCAGTTTAGCCGTGGCAGTGGAGAGTTGCTTACGaggtttaattaaaagtttttgctgTGATAATTACAGGGACGAAAAAGTCCTGCAAGGACTGATGTCCTCATACTTCCCCAGAGGCAACAGGCCTCAAATAATCGTGTGTTCGTTCACAAACAGAGTTTATAGCCTGCAAGGCAG TGGAGTCCATCATCCTGAGTTTCCAACTGTGCTGGACTGCCTCAATATCGAGGACCCAGTGATAACAAACTGCCTCATTGACATGAGGAGCATTGAGAGCATACTGATTATCAAA gAGAAAGCTCATGCGAGGAGAGTCATGCAGGGGTCGCGACCCCCAAAGAATTGTCGTGAGGCCTTCACTGCAGATGGTGATCAGGTCTTCACCAATCGCTATTACGCCCCTGAACGTGAAGTACTGGCCCAATATCTTGGCGGCGACCCAGAGGCAGAAATACG TCTAATAGAGTCAGAGCTGGAGAACAGTCAGGCTCAGCTTTCACGCTTCCAGCTTCACTTGGCCTCTGTGAAGGAAGACATTCAGTCCATGGAGGAGAAGCTGCGTAGTGTCATCATGGCCTGCAAAAAGAATCAG GAAAGTATAAACAAGGTTAAAGCTTCCATAACGGAACTCGAGAACATCGAGGAGGCACAGGCTGAAGACATCAGCTCCCTG GAAGAAGATGCACAAGAAAGCGAACAGAAGATCGAATCGGAGAGGAAAAAAGTGAAGGAGGCTCGGGATGAGTTAAAGAAACACGAGGCGGTGCTTATTAATGTTAATCAGAAATATAGcgatgtgaaaaataaaatggagcAGCTCTCGGATGAGACAGAACAACTGAAG GAGGAGCAAGTTAAGGCAGAGGCTGTGTGCAGTAAACTTGATCAAACCTTGAAGATCTTAGAGAAAAAAGTGGAGGATCATGATGCCACTATTCAGGCCATGAAAGATGATCTGACACTGAGAGAGGAAGAAGCAAAG GATTGTGAAGCCAAAGCCAAAGAGATCTGCCCCGTGCGACAGCAGGTAGGTCAGAGTGCCAAAGCTATCGATGCTGAAATCACACGCCTGCGACAAAAGATCAGTACAGAAGAGAGCAGCCATGGCGACAAAGAACAAATTATCCG AGAGTACGCAGAGGCTCACaataactacaaaaacaaatccAGCCAGCTGAGAGATCTCAGGAAGTTTATTGATCGGCTCGACCTCATCATGATCGACCGTCAGGACCGATACAAGTCTATGCGACG GTCGCTTTCAGTGAGATGCAAGCTGTACTTCAACAACTTCATGATGCAGCTCAACTGCTGTGGCTCTATGATGTTTGATCACGTCAACGAATCTCTGTCCATTTCT